The Hypanus sabinus isolate sHypSab1 chromosome 2, sHypSab1.hap1, whole genome shotgun sequence DNA segment CTTGGTATATGACTGTGTTTGTGAAGACTCTTCTTGAGCCCAGATATGACATTATTTTATAGGCTTCTTTTTCTTCTAAGATTTTCTCTAGTGAAAGCCTTAAGTGTGGCCATTCCATGGAGGTAATTGTGGTTGAAAGTGGCAGATGGTAATTATGTCTGAAGCAACCAGCTCATCTGTTAGTGAACAATTAATGTTTTGAGCAGTCTTTAAAGAATTTTCATGGTAGTAAATCGATATTGTTTTGAAAACATGACACAAGTCTGAATTACTGTGTTCCTGCAGGCTGCTTCTCTTCCTCTAGTGGAAGTTGAAGGCTTTTGTCCACTGGAGTGAAGTCATAATTATCCTTGGCTGGCCTGCCATTGAGTTCATTTGGCAATAGAACATGGAATGTTCTCTGGAACTGCAAGCGTTTGCTATCTAGGTCAATAATACTATATCTTGTAACTCCTGCTATAATTAGTGACTTAACAAACATTGGCTGTACAGTGGGGGAGAAAATACCAGACACGTGGGAACAAAGAGGACAGTGATGTTTGGATTATTGTAGAGCACACCTTATTTTTTGGGGAGCATTTGCCGAGATCCTGGCAATGTGCACAGGAGGGATTGAGGGCAATCTGGCACTGATGGAGTAGGCGTCttattccaacaccaacagagtaGGGGAGTGACTTGGAGACTGAAGAATCCCTGAGATTTAAATAGTTGGCTTGGGAACAGCCAGCGTGGAGGAAGCCACTATAACAGAGTAAATAAAGCAAGCGTTGGCTAGGACAAATTGCTTTGATTCCTTCTGTTCTCCTTTCAACCCATTGCAGCATGTACCACATTGTTCAGTACTGTGCAGGGTAAGGAAGGATATCTGCCAGTTCTAATCACTTCCTTCCTACTTCCCTCTCCAGTGCTACTTAAACGTACTAACACTACCTAGAGGAGACTGGCCAACAGCCTTCAAAAATGCTTTTTACAGATCAGATATTTTCATTGGTGGTATTTGGGAGACATGTTTGCACTTTTAGCTGACATCTCTGTTTCTCTTGGTAAATTAGAGAAGTTAAGTAAAACATTCATCCCTATTTTTATTCATCATCTTGCAAAAAAATGTATTATTCTTGTATTCTGTACATTGCTCTGTAGTGTCTCTAACAAGCGGGGACATGGTTGACATAGAAATGGGTCATTTTTCAGTGCTGTCAGGCTTCTGCTTAAATGGAATAAATTGAAAAAGCAGTATATTGTTTAAAAGACTAGTATGCAAAGCTCCTTACCTTGAAGTCACCTTTTTACATCATTTCCCACCTGTCAGAGCACTTCATATGAATGCCTTGAGGAAAATAATATTTGTCTGTGTTTTAGTTAACATGGGTATCATCTGGCTAATTGGAAATTTAACATATAGAACATAATACTGGTTAACACTGACATCTCCCAGCTTGTCTGAGTGTAATGTACTTTGAGTTGTCAGAGATTTTAGGAAGGTCTTTTTGTTTAGCCAAGTAAAATACACTTTAAGTATGGAAATAGTTATATAAAGTCGTGATTTACAGATATAAGGATACCAGGTTTTCATTTTGCAggatattgaaaaaaaaaattaaaactaaaCTCAAAATTCAAATTACACTGGATAACAAaggttttgcttcctgaatacctttgggTGTATCTTGGGAATTTTGGgtagctgatcatgaaaatcaccatgaatttTTTTCTATCATGTACTAtaattgttatttcaattcataattcaagtcagaataactgatgccaagattaagaaaGACATTTTTagtggtccacaaatcaaacatgtTATCAAttacaggcaattcaaagaacttctggtgggaccagagaaaatcgcatggaaggcattcaaggatgttgctgaaaaaattcttggcaactacagaagagcaccaaactacctgcagctggttgacaagtTGCTTCAGGCATGCAAAACAATAAAGTGTAACACGTCACTAaatattcattttctgcattccaatTTAGACTTCCTTCCTGCAaaccttggtgctgtcagtgatgacTGTGGTGAAATGTTTCACCAGAACATTGCAGTCATAGAGAAAcaatatcagggcaactggaatccattaatgctggctgattattgttggacagttaagcgagaagcctcagacactgaatacaaatgaaaatcatcaacaaaatatttttagcttagttgaactattgcaaagtgtcagcacctTTATTCAATTAAGCACATTATATTcagtaaaagttaatttcttgattctccaaattcctatgtgatacaagtagtctgaaattacatttgtgtttggcttcaagcagtctatcataacaAAAAACAATCCTGAGGAAgcaatactttaaaaaaaaattgtccagTGTTGTGTATACAATGTACTTTTTCCATTACTTTCTTAAATTAACTTTTGAAATCCAGATTTTCAGTAAAGGGTTGTAAAGCTTCACGTGTAAGAAGCCAATACACATAGGTAGAAATTTCCTTTCCAAGTTGCCTCTTGTTCATCTGAAAATGCAGTGGGCATGATCACAGCCTGCCAGACCCAATATCATCCAAACAAACCAACTCGAAGTGTACACCATTCTTGAGCTGCCAATCCTGTCTCTCCTGCaaacaagtctcactaatagctacaatgtcataatgccacatgctgatccatgccatgccctaagctcatccgcctttcctacaatactccttgcattaaagtatatgcaactcagaacattagtcccaccatgctcgacTCAATTGCTGACTTTGTTTGTAGGCTGAACAACATCCTTCTCCAGAACCACTCTATGATCTGTCCTCAcactctgcttcccatccccctgcaacagTAGTTTAAACAGCACTtcaccccccgcccccacccaGCAGTACTAGCAAACCTTTATTAGTCCTCCTCCAATTTGGGTGCAAACCAACCCTTCtgacaggtcccaccttccttggaagcgagcccaataatccaaaaacCTCTTGAACCAACtctttagccacatgttaaactgtaaaatcttctttcttctggCTCAATAGCACATGGCACTCATGGCAATCCAGAGATCACAATCCcgaaggtcctgccctttaacttagcacctaactccttgaGTAGcacaacaaactgctggaagaactcagcagaccaggtaggTTCAGTGCTAGAGACCTAGCCTCTGCTAAGTCGTCCAGCTCAATGATATCCAAAGTGCCCTACCTGTTATTGAGGAGCATGATCACAAGGTATTCTGCACCAGCTTTCTATCTCCTTTTCCCCTCCTGACGGTCACCCTGATAACTGTGTCCTCCGCCTCCGGTGTGACTACTGCTCATTTTTCCTGTTTATCAACCCTGCCTGAACAATCGGGAGTTCGTACATTTCCAGCTTCAGCTCCTGAACcgtctgttagaagctgcagctggatacatATCTTGCAGGTGTAgtggtcagggacactggaggtctccctgccttcgcACATCCCAAAACAGGAGCATTCCAGAATCCTGtctgccccccctcccccccccactgctcCAAATGTGCAACAAGAAAGAAATGTGGAATATTTAACTTTTCAAGGAAGATCTACAACAAACCCCAGAAAACATGAACTCCCCAAGAGCCAATGCAATGCTGGTGATTAAATTCACATCTCCAGTCTCTAACAGTGTCCTTCAATGTCTCTGGAAAGGATGAAAATCTCCAACTCTGCATATCGCTTATCTCCATGACCCCTACTTTTCTGTATGGCTATGATATGAGCTATCAAGAGCAACTTCACTAATTATTAACCATACAAACTCCTCCAATTGCATTTGGAGGATACAGAAACAAACATTAGCATCCATTTCTAGGCCAATATCTTTTGCAGTGATGTCTGATAAATGTTCCATTGGCTCCAGTGAGGAGGCTGCATCATTCACATGCCTGAAACTCCAGAAATAAACACTGTTTCAAGCTCCGTCACTCCCATACATTGCCAAGACGACCTTTACATCCCCACTGCTTTGTGGGAATTGCTGGCCCACGAGCTCTCATGGGGGGGAAGAGCTGCGAATGGGATGACACCAAGAACCATGTTGAGGCCCCATGTGAATGACTGCAGAATGACACCACTTCTAAAACTTTTGGGACCCTCCTGTGCCAAGAAGCTTAAGTTGCTTTTTCCCCTTCTTAGAACCCACAGAGCTGGTGAGACATTGTCAACCATCAACTTTGCAAGATGTGCTGTGGTTCTGACCCCTATCAAACATGACTAATATTGCAGTAAATTCCTTATCAAAGGATGTTATTTTTAAGGTGTTCAACTGAACCCACTTAACTGTTAGTGCATAGACATACACATACGATCTTCGATTCGATATTGAACACAGACTCTACAAAATCATACCACTGGATCTTTTGCATTTGCCCAATAGTGGAATTTTACTGCCACTACATCTTCCTTGTGCACTATGAAATATGATGTTTTATGTtttttctgccttaaatgcaagCCCTTAGTGTGTAAGACTGATGTCTCTGTTTAGTGTCACATCCACCCCTTTCATCATGCAGTATCAAGTTAGAAATGCTTTGTCAAAGATTTTGAGTTTGATATAGGGAAAAGAATGAGCAGTGTGCTCAAAAGCAAATAAATTGCATAAAGTAATTATTCTTAATCAGCTAATAAGTCACTTAACAGCTGCAGCAAAACTCCAGCTGGAAGGAACCGCATTTTAAGAATGTTTTGATGGAGAAGATGTGGGATCACTCCCACACTGAATTTCAGGCATTCCTATTTCCCATCAGGTCCGATCTTCCTACAAGAATGACTTGGAGAAAGGAGGGAGGTCAAACTAATTGGGCATCTTTCTGTAATCATacaatcagcatcaggtttaacaTTACTGTCatactgtgaaatttgttttgcagcagctgtaaTTTTAAAAAGTATAAATTAAATTAAGAAATACAGTTGATTCTGGTTCATTTGTCAATCAAATAACCAGGGCAGCCACTTATGGacagcttttaaagagcaaaaactaatcCAGCaaatagccgggattcccttcGTTTATTTGGTTCTGTATGCCTTTTAATTGAAACAgtagactgttgctgaacagtttctaactagtgccaGTTTCACGAACATGCTTAGAGTGAAGagcttttaaatagcatcagttgtgttcacaaagcagtgatttttgtcattgatagtgAAAAATAAGAATTGAATTGCTTACTGTGATTTCAACCATTCAAGCTTGAAAATGCCAGAAAGGCTGGGAGTGATaattaaatgatttcactacttcaacaagttaagaaTTACAAAGGATTTTAAGATggcaacaatcatcttgaatgttacattgTCCATAaaaatttggaggatgcattCGTCAAAAGCATTGTAGGAAcgcagttcattatctgcactaggtgtctccGCTAACTTTGTTtaattacagtcaatcaaaagaacgtaCTAGCATGTTGGTTGCCCATCATATCCGATGATGCTCGTGAatgtgtgtgggagagtttttaaagttgaAATGCCATTacactgggacagttccactctaTCAGCCTCAGAAGTCCAGGAGCACTGGTACAAGTAGTCATCACAAATTAGGGTCTTCCTTGTTTGCAGTGAAAATCAATGACTACTTTTGTGCCTTATCATGCATGGCCTTCACACTCCATGAAGTattgcagaactgccttcttggccattggatctcattgCTTATCTCATCTACCCAGGAATGGCTTTACGTGCTAAGACAGGCATATCCCTATTTCACCAGGATATGAGGCCTGCCAGcaaccctcacccggtttagtccACCTGTTGAAGTATTGTATCGGGGGTGGTTGCTGTTGCATGCAAAAATAACTACTtgtagccacaggtgagagctaagTGTCCAGTGGGAACTAAAGGTGTATGAGCTGTCCCTGAATAGATACGACAGAGGTGACACCCTTTATGTGGCAATGTACaccggatgaattcctccatcgataatacagttttataatactgtaatAGCACTGGTGGTCTAATTTGTCTGatatttcacttaaatacataatttgttagttAAAATATAGTTTgacttttttaactatttccatgaaactttggcaatTTAGGGAAGCCCCTTAACTGACCCAAAACACATAGGAACCAGTGTGTCTCAATTAAGCTGAAACCActccatatatttaaaaaaattaaactaaataagtagtgcaaaaaaatagtgagatagtgtgcatgggttcattgtccattcagaaatctgatagcggagCAGAAAGAGCTGtgcctgaaatattgagtgtgtgtcttcaggctcatgctcctcctccttggtggtagcaatgagaagagggcatgtcttggatgatgggggtcctgaatggtagatGCTGCCTctatgaggcattgccttttgaaaatgtcctcaataCTGGGAaaactagtacccatgatggagctgactgagtttgctgTTTTCCGCAGCTTTTTCTGTTCCTGCGCAAATGCCtctccataacagacagtgatacaactgttagaatgctctccacaaaaATTCTGCAGAAATTTACACAAGTCATtaatgacataccaagtctcctctaactcctaatgaaatatagctgctgtcatgctgtcttctaattgcatcaacatgttgggcccaggatagaccttcagagatattgatgcccaggaacttgaagctgctcactgctGATCCCGCCATGAGGCCTGGTgcgtgttccctcaacttccccttcctgaagtccacaatcaattctttggtcttactgacattgagagcaaggttgttgttgtgacaccgctCAACTGGCCTACCTCATTTCTGTATGCTTCCTCGTCAGATCTAAAAtcttgccaacaatagttgtgctattggcaaatttatagatggcgtttgagctgtgcctatttATATAGTCATAGGTGTAGAGACAGTAAAGcactgggctaagcatgcatccttgagatgTGCCAGTATTGATTATCAGGAAGGAGGAGATGTTAATTCCAATCTGCATTGACTGGTGGACTTCAaatgaagaagtcaaggatcccatcgcagacagaggtaaagaggcccaggttttggagcttgttgattagaactgaaggcATGGTGTTGTTGAACACAGAGCTGTAATCAACAAACTGCTGCCTGACATAGATATTGCTATTGAAGTACCTGAACTTCTTAGTTAGTTCCAGATCACTAGTTCTGAGGGCCATAGATGTAGCCCTCAGCAGAGTACGAATCTTTTGGTTTATCCATAGCTTTTAGTTTGGGTATGTCTAATATGTTCTTGAAGGTGCACACTAATCCACACAAtttttgatgaagtcagtgacaacacTGATGTATTGACtctgattcaaagatgaatctgaATATTGTCTAGTGCACTAACTTAAAGCAGTCCTGTATGCACTCCTCCGCCTCCCTCGACCATACCTTCTTCATCGTCACCACTGGTGTCGTGGTCTTTAGTTTCTGCCGATACAccaggagtagaagtacagccaggcgaTTGGCCTTTCCAAAGTGAGGGCatgggatggcacagtaagcaCTCTTGATGGTGCTATAAAAGTGGTCAAGTGTGCCGGCTGCTCTGGTTCCACAAGTGATATGTTGCTGGTAGGtggtcagagacttcttcaagctgaccTGGTTGAGATCCCCTGCAGTGATAGGGAAGGCATCAGAGAGCGTTGTTTCGTGAATGCTGATTACGATGACCAGTCTtccagtgcctgcctgacatTGGCCAGGGTAGGGACATACACCATCACCAGGGTGATGGCAAAAAGCTCCTTCAGCATGTAAAATGGACAGCATTTGACcactagatgttccaggttggaTGAGCAGGATTGAGGCAGAACCATCACATCTGTACACCATGAGGAGATGCTCATGAAGCATGCTCCACCTTCTCTACCTTTAAAAGGCTCAGCTGCCCTGCCTTTGTATTGGATGTGAAGTCCTCAACCTGTAATGCTGCATCTAAAATGGCAGGTAATAGCTGTGTTTCCATGAATCAAAGGGCACAGCAGTCTCTGATGTCCCTTTGGTATTGCAAACTTGCTCTGAGGTCCTCAGTTTTATTCTCCAGAAACAGAACATTTGCCAACAGTATAGTAGGAAGTTGAAGGTTTAAGAGCCCTGTGTTCATTTGAACCTGCAGCCCCGCTCGCCTTCCTCACTTGCTTTTTCTTAAAAGGGAACTGCACTCGCAACCTGAGTCTGCCATCTTCTGTCTGCTGATCTTAAGGATCAATAGATTACTTAAATATCCTAAAATGATGTTACTTACCagagtgtgtgtggtgaactacatatacctgtctggacacgccccctgctgactgcccctgaggCCCCtgccactgaccgtggctcctcccacagaccctggtataaaggcaacTGAGGCCTGAGCCAGGCCCTCAGTCTcaaggatgtagtatggtggtcaactactgcttgttccttcttccagtcaataaaaaccgatatcttgcctttacgtctgagagagagttattgatggtgcatcaattttattgactggaagttttaaaacatggaaagcattttacgtctggaaaaattggatttggacccccaaaccCCTGAAGCAGCTcctgcctttgaactctggcttgcatgcttccaatcatacttggaggaggttagtgaaACTGAACcggctgttatgcacagaattctcctctcgagggtcaccccgaaagtttactcacttatcagagacctgtcgacctaccaaggggcactggacaccctcaaaagacaggaCCTGTAGCCGGTGAACAcagtctacgcaagacatcgcttagctacgcaacgccagcggcctggagaatcgagcgccgagtttctccaagccctacagacactcgtgcgaacttgtgactgcaaaacactCACGGTGGAACAGCATGTGGAACTCctcgtacgagacgcctttgttacaggaattaggtcagtgtatgtgcaccagcggctgctggaaaatgccgatcttaccttacgctcggcgattgagatggccgacatgctggaggctgctctgcacaacactgatgctgtccagccgcgcgattccCCACCGGTttcgtggacacctcagaccccgccgccgccgGTTCCCACGAGCAAATTCGCCAATGCAGCTGCCAGTtgcgattccacgaactccccgaacccgacgaCAGCTGTTGCCAGTCGCAAGcccacgcagtgttacttctgtggactcaaaaagcacccccgaaaatgctgcccagcctgagaagcgacctgctccagctgcgggaagaagggccatttcgccaaggtctgtaaggtctaaaccacgagtggggtcgggcagcgctgcgtgcgaggcatgggggctgccatcttgcatgcctggatgggggtggccatctttgtcggcgccaacatgccccgccccctaccTACCTGGGCGCCAagacggcggttcaactctggccaccgtaaccctcaaccaaaacgccccacaccagcttgcaaggtcaatgatagacatcctggtggaggggcacaggactagctgcctgtttgacaggggcagcactgagagttttatttacCTGGACACGGTGCAACACTGCGGACTTGTGACATggccagtaagccagagggtcaccatggcttctgggtcgcattccacagacaatcggggggggggggggggggttgtgtagcgacattggtgatgcagggcacagaatatcagaactttgcgctactggtcacgcctcaactgtgcgcacctgtgctattggggctggacttccagagccatctcgaaagtgtgactatggcatatgacaggcccctcccaccactcactgtcaggaatcctcagttttgtgggacttcaccatataccccactactgaccacacacacacacacaccaaaccacacatcccacccagcaccgtGCCGaaagctgcgctactgacaccatttgcagcctctccaccctcaagatcccccccccccccgactgctgTCCGCCAaactgacccccgactgtaaacctgtggcaactaaaagcaggaggtacagcacgggggacagggccttcattcagtcagaggtgcagcggctgctcagggaggggatcattgagccaagcacaagctcttggagggcccaggtggttggtGTTCAGACCGGGCAGTAAAATAGGGTGGTCGTAGATTATacccagaccatcaataggttcacgcagcttgacgcgtaccccct contains these protein-coding regions:
- the LOC132380037 gene encoding uncharacterized protein LOC132380037 isoform X2, producing the protein MASEELAKKLQRRLMLEESTENSNGAILENNNHIEVGVEEDKPVTSNADTELSAKLTRRLGINEGTTEPKQAKVFNPYTEFKEFTRKQIKDMEKMFKQQFKELLVGPEKIAWKAFKDVAEKILGNYRRAPNYLQLVDKLLQACKTIKCNTSLNIHFLHSNLDFLPANLGAVSDDCGEMFHQNIAVIEKQYQGNWNPLMLADYCWTVKREASDTEYK